One window from the genome of Salvia miltiorrhiza cultivar Shanhuang (shh) chromosome 7, IMPLAD_Smil_shh, whole genome shotgun sequence encodes:
- the LOC130996078 gene encoding patatin-like protein 2, protein MERTSFFHEPKKQQRYVTVLSIDGGGIKGILPAVILECLESQLQALDGEEARIADYFDVIAGTSTGGLVTAMLTAPDKNNRPLYTAKDIKPFYLNNCPKIFPQPHCQSLFPFVKWVKSLKGPLYDGGHLHRVLTETLKDTKLSDAITNVIIPAFDIKLLQPVIFSTYEARKSALANAKLSDICISTSAAPTFLPGHKFATHDGKGSVRKYNLIDGGVAANNPALIAVAEVTKQMFDSNVNFFHTRPSDYPRLLTISLGTGAASMEDKRYSVNKANKWGILDWLSYKGTTPLFEIFTQAGADMVDFHISQIFQALGSQDNYLRIQNDTLDGVENSVDVATKENLHKLVTIAQEMLAKPVSRVDLRSGLTVPIPDGGTNQEALKRFAYLLSNERKVRVWKNNVEKKRAIPFGGCEALQHSWNTLVDFARAVSDETKVVFSKHAQILRPGSQFRINPTPIEKWNGGFSSVQKKLIMKSTFAPSPIFTPHFKLFCNSSLSSW, encoded by the exons ATGGAAAGGACCTCATTTTTCCATGAACCAAAGAAGCAGCAAAGATATGTGACGGTCCTCAGCATCGACGGCGGCGGCATCAAAGGTATCCTCCCCGCCGTTATCCTGGAGTGCCTGGAGTCGCAGCTGCAGGCATTAGACGGCGAGGAAGCAAGAATAGCAGACTACTTCGACGTGATAGCCGGGACGAGCACAGGCGGCCTCGTCACGGCCATGCTCACAGCTCCGGACAAAAACAATCGCCCTCTTTACACTGCCAAAGACATCAAGCCTTTCTACTTGAATAACTGCCCCAAGATATTTCCTCAACCACACTGTCA GTCGTTATTTCCGTTTGTGAAGTGGGTGAAATCGTTGAAGGGGCCATTGTATGATGGGGGGCACCTTCATAGGGTATTGACGGAAACGTTGAAAGACACAAAGTTGAGCGATGCAATCACAAATGTCATTATTCCGGCCTTCGACATCAAGCTTCTGCAGCCGGTTATTTTCTCCACCTATGAG GCCAGAAAATCGGCACTAGCAAATGCTAAACTTTCAGACATCTGCATAAGCACATCAGCAGCTCCTACTTTTCTCCCCGGCCACAAATTCGCCACACACGACGGCAAAGGCAGTGTTAGAAAATATAATCTCATTGATGGCGGCGTCGCTGCAAATAATCCG GCTCTGATCGCCGTAGCAGAAGTGACGAAGCAAATGTTCGACAGCAACGTGAATTTCTTTCACACGAGGCCGTCGGATTATCCTCGTCTTCTCACCATATCTTTAGGCACGGGAGCTGCGAGCATGGAAGACAAGAGATACAGCGTAAATAAAGCAAACAAATGGGGCATTCTTGACTGGTTATCATACAAAGGCACTACGCCATTATTCGAGATATTCACTCAAGCAGGTGCAGATATGGTCGACTTTCACATTTCTCAGATTTTTCAAGCTCTTGGCTCCCAAGATAATTACCTAAGGATCCAG AACGATACTCTAGATGGGGTCGAGAATTCAGTGGATGTTGCAACAAAAGAGAACTTGCATAAACTTGTCACAATTGCTCAAGAAATGCTGGCTAAACCGGTTTCCCGGGTCGACTTGAGATCCGGTTTAACTGTGCCGATCCCAGATGGTGGAACCAATCAGGAAGCTCTTAAAAG GTTTGCGTATTTATTGTCGAATGAACGAAAAGTTCGGGTGTGGAAGAATAACGTTGAAAAGAAGAGAGCAATTCCATTTGGTGGGTGTGAGGCACTCCAACATTCATGGAACACTTTGGTTGATTTTGCACGTGCAGTGTCGGATGAAACCAAAGTTGTATTTTCGAAGCATGCTCAAATTCTGAGACCAGGCTCCCAATTTAGGATCAACCCAACGCCCATCGAAAAGTGGAATGGAGGATTTAGTTCGGTCCAAAAGAAGCTTATAATGAAATCAACATTTGCTCCCTCTCCTATTTTCACTCCTCATTTCAAACTATTCTGCAACTCATCCTTATCTTCATGGTGA
- the LOC130996066 gene encoding nuclear pore complex protein NUP155-like isoform X1, translating to MVVWENEVVMRDVTNAGLIVSDRISREIGAQLDLEEALEASRYSSHPYSTHPREWPPLVEVVDTWELPPVLIERYNTAGGEGTALCGIFPEIRRAWASVDNSLFLWRFDKWDGQCPEYSGEEQAICAVGLAKSKPGVFVEAIQYLLVLATPVELILVGVCCSGSSDGTDPYAEVSLQPLPEYTIPSDGVTMTCITCTDRGHIFLAGRDGHVYELQYTTGSGWQKRCRKICLTAGLGSVISRWVVPNVFKFGAVDPIVEMVVDSDRHVLYARTEDMKIQVFSLGLNGDGPFKKVAEERNLITQRESNYGGRQQAGQRAPARPTKSSIVSISPLSTLESKWLHLVAVLSDGRRMYLSTSPSGGNNGAVGGLAGLGKPSCLKVVTTRPSPPIGVSGGLAFGALSLAGRSQSDDLSLKIESAYYSSGTLVLSDSSPSAVSSLLLVNKDTQSLSSANLGTGARGSRALRESVSSIPVEGRMLYVADVLPLPDTASIVQSLYSELELCGFHNSWESCEKTSVKLWARGDLSTQHILPRRKIVIFSTMGMMEVVFNRPIDILRRFLESNSPRSLLEDFFNRFGSGEAAAMCLMLAARIVYTENFISNVVAEKAAEAFEDPRVVGMPQLEGSGALSNTRTAAGGFSMGQVVQEAEPVFSGAHEGLCLCTSRLLLPLWELPVFVINGGSGSPDGVSEDGIISCRLSVQAMHVLEDKICSLEKFLRSRRNQRRGLYGCVAGLGDISGSILIGTGSDLVAGDRSMVRNLFGSYNVDSSEGGPSNKRQRLPYSPAELAAMEVRAMECIRQLLLRCGEALFLLQLLSQHLLARLIQNFDANTRQAVVQLTFHQLVCSEDGDRLATRLISALMEYYTGPDGRGTVDDISNRLRDGCPSYYKESDYKFYVAVEYLERAAATSDTQERENLAREAFNNLSRIPESADLPTVCKRFEDLRFYEAVVRLSLQKAQAGDPAGDAFNEQIDAGIRQHALSRRMQCYEIVTNALRCLKGEALRKEFGSPIRPVLQSALDQASRKKYICQIIQLGVQSSDRVFHEYLYRTLIELGLDDELLEYGGPDLVQFLQNAGRDPTHEPFSSVASSSPMGHSRVQLASNQIKYSELLARYYVLKRQHVLAAQILVRLAERRSTETGDTPTLEQRRQYLSNAVLQAKSASESDSLNVSVRGAIDNGLLDLLEGKLAVLQFQIKIKEELESMVSRLEASPDGSESTTNGSLPTNGHPSNASFIVAIRDKAKELSMDLKTITQLYNEYAVPFDLWEICLEMLYFASYSGDADSSIVRETWARLIDQALSRGGIAEACAVLKRVGSHVYPGDAAILPLDTLCLHLEKAAQDRVVSGDEPVGEEDIARALLAACRGAIEPVLNTYDQLLSNGGVLPSPSLRLRLLRSVLVVLREWAMSIFAQKMGTSAAGASLILGGPFSRGQSAVINQGVRDKITSAANRYMTEVRRLPLPQNQSEAVYRGFRELEESLLSPFSFERL from the exons ATGGTTGTTTGGGAGAATGAGGTAGTGATGCGAGACGTCACCAATGCGGGCCTGATCGTTAGCGATCGCATTAGCCGGGAAATTGGGGCGCAGCTCGACCTCGAAGAAGCTTTAGAAGCATCTAGATACTCTAGCCATCCTTATTCTACTCATCCCCGCGAG TGGCCTCCTTTGGTGGAAGTTGTGGACACATGGGAGTTGCCTCCAGTGTTGATTGAAAGATATAACACTGCTGGTGGAGAAGGAACAGCTCTGTGTGGAATATTTCCAGAAATACGACGGGCTTGGGCATCAGTTGATAACTCCTTATTTCTTTGGAGATTTGATAAGTG GGATGGTCAATGTCCAGAATATAGTGGGGAGGAACAGGCTATTTGTGCTGTGGGGCTTGCAAAATCCAAGCCTGGTGTTTTCGTTGAAGCTATTCAGTATCTTCTAGTTCTGGCAACTCCTGTGGAG CTGATTCTTGTTGGAGTATGTTGTTCTGGAAGCAGTGATGGAACTGATCCATATGCTGAGGTTTCACTTCAACCTCTGCCAGAATATACCATTCCTTCAGATGGAGTGACTATGACTTGCATCACTTGCACCGATAGGGGGCATATTTTTCTAGCTGGCCGAGATGGTCATGTATATGAATTGCAGTATACGACTGGTTCAGGATGGCAAAAGCGGTGCCGTAAAATCTGCCTTACTGCTGGTCTGGGAAGTGTAATTTCAAG GTGGGTTGTGCCTAATGTTTTCAAATTTGGAGCTGTGGACCCCATTGTCGAAATGGTTGTTGATTCCGATAGACATGTTCTATATGCGCGTACAGAAGATATGAAAATACAAGTATTCTCTCTTGGGTTGAATGGAGATGGCCCATTCAAGAAAGTTGCAGAAGAAAGAAACTTGATCACTCAGAGGGAGTCAAACTATGGTGGCAGGCAACAAGCTGGACAAAGGGCCCCTGCTCGACCTACCAAATCTTCTATAGTTTCCATATCACCTTTATCCACTTTAGAATCAAAGTGGTTGCATCTTGTTGCTGTTTTATCTGATGGCCGGAGAATGTATCTCTCGACTTCTCCATCTGGTGGAAATAATGGCGCTGTTGGAGGTTTGGCTGGGCTTGGTAAACCAAGTTGCTTAAAGGTTGTAACAACAAGACCATCTCCTCCCATTGGGGTGAGCGGCGGACTTGCTTTTGGTGCACTATCTCTTGCAGGAAGATCCCAGAGTGATGATCTTTCCCTAAAGATTGAATCTGCATATTATTCTTCTGGAACACTTGTCCTTTCTGATTCTTCTCCATCCGCTGTTTCATCACTTTTGCTTGTAAATAAGGATACTCAATCTCTTTCATCTGCTAACTTGGGGACAGGGGCAAGGGGTTCACGTGCACTTAGAGAATCAGTATCATCTATTCCAGTTGAAGGCAGAATGCTTTATGTGGCAGATGTTTTACCGCTGCCAGATACAGCATCCATTGTGCAATCTCTCTATTCTGAACTAGAACTCTGTGGATTTCATAACTCATGGGAGTCTTGTGAGAAGACTTCAGTTAAACTTTGGGCTAGAGGTGACCTTTCAACCCAACATATATTACCAAGAAGAAAAATTGTTATATTTAGTACCATGGGTATGATGGAAGTAGTTTTTAATCGACCAATTGACATTCTGAGGAGATTTTTAGAGTCTAATTCGCCAAGATCGCTGCTAGAGGACTTCTTCAACCGTTTTGGTTCTGGAGAGGCAGCTGCAATGTGTTTGATGCTTGCTGCCCGGATAGTATATACTGAAAACTTCATTAGCAATGTTGTTGCTGAGAAAGCAGCTGAAGCCTTTGAAGACCCTAGAGTTGTTGGAATGCCACAATTAGAAGGAAGTGGTGCATTGTCAAACACTAGAACTGCAGCTGGGGGATTCAGCATGGGTCAGGTTGTTCAAGAAGCCGAGCCTGTCTTTTCAGGTGCTCACGAGGGCCTCTGCCTATGCACATCGAGGTTACTTTTGCCATTGTGGGAACTTCCTGTTTTTGTTATTAATGGTGGCTCAGGATCTCCAGATGGTGTATCTGAAGATGGGATCATATCATGTAGACTTTCTGTTCAGGCAATGCATGTCCTTGAAGACAAAATTTGCTCCCTGGAGAAGTTTTTGAGGTCTAGGAGGAACCAGAGGCGTGGACTCTATGGCTGTGTGGCTGGTTTAGGAGACATATCTGGTTCGATTTTGATTGGAACTGGATCAGATCTTGTTGCTGGTGACAGAAGTATGGTGCGGAATTTATTTGGTTCATATAATGTGGATTCCAGTGAGGGTGGGCCGTCAAATAAGAGACAACGACTCCCGTATAGTCCTGCTGAGCTAGCTGCCATGGAG GTAAGAGCTATGGAATGTATTAGGCAATTGCTTTTGAGATGTGGGGAAGCCCTCTTCCTACTCCAACTTCTTTCTCAACACCTTCTAGCACGCTTGATTCAAAACTTTGATGCAAATACTAGGCAAGCTGTAGTGCAGTTGACATTCCACCAGTTAGTTTGTTCAGAAGACGGAGATCGGCTTGCAACAAGGCTCATATCTGCTTTGATGGAG TATTACACTGGTCCTGATGGCAGGGGCACTGTAGATGATATTAGTAATAGACTTCGGGATGGCTGTCCAAGCTATTACAAAGAAAGCGATTACAAGTTTTATGTAGCTGTTGAATATCTTGAGAGAGCTGCCGCAACTTCTGATACACAAGAAAGGGAAAATCTGGCTCGGGAGGCGTTCAACAATTTAAGCAGAATTCCTGAGTCTGCTGATTTGCCAACTGTGTGCAAACGTTTTGAAGATTTGAG ATTCTATGAAGCTGTAGTTCGATTATCGTTGCAGAAGGCCCAGGCTGGGGATCCGGCTGGAGATGCTTTCAATGAGCAAATAGATGCTGGAATTCGACAACATGCTCTTTCTCGACGTATGCAGTGTTATGAAATTGTCACTAATGCTTTGCGTTGTCTTAAAGGCGAAGCTTTGAGGAAGGAATTTGGGTCTCCTATCCGACCTGTTCTCCAATCTGCCCTTGATCAAGCTTCTCGCAAAAAGTACATATGCCAGATCATTCAACTGGGCGTTCAATCATCAGATAGAGTCTTCCATGAGTATCTATATCGAACATTGATTGAGCTAGGCCTTGATGATGAGTTGTTGGAATATGGGGGCCCGGACTTGGTGCAGTTTTTGCAAAATGCTGGACGTGATCCTACACATGAG CCCTTCTCCTCAGTTGCATCTTCTTCTCCCATGGGTCATTCTAGAGTTCAGCTTGCTTCTAATCAGATAAAGTACTCTGAGCTTCTGGCACGGTATTATGTCCTGAAGCGTCAGCATGTCCTTGCTGCTCAAATATTGGTCAGGCTAGCAGAAAGGCGTTCAACTGAAACTGGGGATACCCCAACTCTTGAGCAAAG GCGTCAGTACTTGAGCAATGCTGTTCTGCAAGCAAAGAGTGCCAGTGAGAGTGATAGTCTCAATGTTTCGGTTCGGGGTGCTATTGATAATGGTCTTCTTGATTTACTTGAAGGGAAGCTTGCTGTTCTTCAATTTCAGATAAAGATTAAAGAGGAGTTGGAGTCCATGGTCTCGAGATTGGAAGCTTCTCCGGATGGATCTGAATCTACCACAAATGGCTCACTACCTACCAATGGTCACCCCAGCAATGCCAGTTTTATTGTTGCTATTCGAGATAAGGCAAAGGAACTGTCAATGGATTTAAAAACCATCACTCAATTATACAATGAGTATGCTGTTCCATTCGATCTCTGGGAG ATATGTCTGGAAATGCTATACTTTGCAAGCTATTCTGGTGATGCTGACAGCAGCATTGTCAGAGAGACCTGGGCTCGACTCATTGATCAGGCTCTTTCACGGGGTGGTATTGCTGAAGCTTGTGCTGTGCTTAAGAGGGTTGGTTCTCATGTTTACCCTGGAGATGCAGCTATTTTACCATTAGACACATTATGTCTTCACCTTGAGAAGGCGGCACAG GACCGAGTGGTTTCGGGTGACGAACCTGTTGGAGAAGAAGATATTGCAAGGGCTCTTCTTGCTGCTTGCAGGGGTGCAATAGAACCTGTACTCAATACTTATGATCAGTTGTTATCAAACGGTGGAGTTTTGCCTTCTCCGAGTCTGAGGCTGCGTCTTCTTCGCTCGGTTCTAGTAGTACTTCGTGAATGGGCAATGTCCATCTTTGCACAGAAAATGGGCACTAGTGCTGCTGGAGCTTCTCTGATTCTTGGTGGACCATTCTCACGAGGGCAGAGTGCAGTCATAAATCAAGGTGTACGTGACAAGATCACTAGTGCGGCAAATAG GTACATGACTGAGGTGCGGAGGTTGCCCCTTCCTCAGAATCAATCAGAGGCTGTCTATCGGGGTTTTAGGGAGCTCGAAGAGTCACTCTTGAGTCCATTTTCTTTTGAGCGGTTGTAA
- the LOC130996066 gene encoding nuclear pore complex protein NUP155-like isoform X2 — protein sequence MTCITCTDRGHIFLAGRDGHVYELQYTTGSGWQKRCRKICLTAGLGSVISRWVVPNVFKFGAVDPIVEMVVDSDRHVLYARTEDMKIQVFSLGLNGDGPFKKVAEERNLITQRESNYGGRQQAGQRAPARPTKSSIVSISPLSTLESKWLHLVAVLSDGRRMYLSTSPSGGNNGAVGGLAGLGKPSCLKVVTTRPSPPIGVSGGLAFGALSLAGRSQSDDLSLKIESAYYSSGTLVLSDSSPSAVSSLLLVNKDTQSLSSANLGTGARGSRALRESVSSIPVEGRMLYVADVLPLPDTASIVQSLYSELELCGFHNSWESCEKTSVKLWARGDLSTQHILPRRKIVIFSTMGMMEVVFNRPIDILRRFLESNSPRSLLEDFFNRFGSGEAAAMCLMLAARIVYTENFISNVVAEKAAEAFEDPRVVGMPQLEGSGALSNTRTAAGGFSMGQVVQEAEPVFSGAHEGLCLCTSRLLLPLWELPVFVINGGSGSPDGVSEDGIISCRLSVQAMHVLEDKICSLEKFLRSRRNQRRGLYGCVAGLGDISGSILIGTGSDLVAGDRSMVRNLFGSYNVDSSEGGPSNKRQRLPYSPAELAAMEVRAMECIRQLLLRCGEALFLLQLLSQHLLARLIQNFDANTRQAVVQLTFHQLVCSEDGDRLATRLISALMEYYTGPDGRGTVDDISNRLRDGCPSYYKESDYKFYVAVEYLERAAATSDTQERENLAREAFNNLSRIPESADLPTVCKRFEDLRFYEAVVRLSLQKAQAGDPAGDAFNEQIDAGIRQHALSRRMQCYEIVTNALRCLKGEALRKEFGSPIRPVLQSALDQASRKKYICQIIQLGVQSSDRVFHEYLYRTLIELGLDDELLEYGGPDLVQFLQNAGRDPTHEPFSSVASSSPMGHSRVQLASNQIKYSELLARYYVLKRQHVLAAQILVRLAERRSTETGDTPTLEQRRQYLSNAVLQAKSASESDSLNVSVRGAIDNGLLDLLEGKLAVLQFQIKIKEELESMVSRLEASPDGSESTTNGSLPTNGHPSNASFIVAIRDKAKELSMDLKTITQLYNEYAVPFDLWEICLEMLYFASYSGDADSSIVRETWARLIDQALSRGGIAEACAVLKRVGSHVYPGDAAILPLDTLCLHLEKAAQDRVVSGDEPVGEEDIARALLAACRGAIEPVLNTYDQLLSNGGVLPSPSLRLRLLRSVLVVLREWAMSIFAQKMGTSAAGASLILGGPFSRGQSAVINQGVRDKITSAANRYMTEVRRLPLPQNQSEAVYRGFRELEESLLSPFSFERL from the exons ATGACTTGCATCACTTGCACCGATAGGGGGCATATTTTTCTAGCTGGCCGAGATGGTCATGTATATGAATTGCAGTATACGACTGGTTCAGGATGGCAAAAGCGGTGCCGTAAAATCTGCCTTACTGCTGGTCTGGGAAGTGTAATTTCAAG GTGGGTTGTGCCTAATGTTTTCAAATTTGGAGCTGTGGACCCCATTGTCGAAATGGTTGTTGATTCCGATAGACATGTTCTATATGCGCGTACAGAAGATATGAAAATACAAGTATTCTCTCTTGGGTTGAATGGAGATGGCCCATTCAAGAAAGTTGCAGAAGAAAGAAACTTGATCACTCAGAGGGAGTCAAACTATGGTGGCAGGCAACAAGCTGGACAAAGGGCCCCTGCTCGACCTACCAAATCTTCTATAGTTTCCATATCACCTTTATCCACTTTAGAATCAAAGTGGTTGCATCTTGTTGCTGTTTTATCTGATGGCCGGAGAATGTATCTCTCGACTTCTCCATCTGGTGGAAATAATGGCGCTGTTGGAGGTTTGGCTGGGCTTGGTAAACCAAGTTGCTTAAAGGTTGTAACAACAAGACCATCTCCTCCCATTGGGGTGAGCGGCGGACTTGCTTTTGGTGCACTATCTCTTGCAGGAAGATCCCAGAGTGATGATCTTTCCCTAAAGATTGAATCTGCATATTATTCTTCTGGAACACTTGTCCTTTCTGATTCTTCTCCATCCGCTGTTTCATCACTTTTGCTTGTAAATAAGGATACTCAATCTCTTTCATCTGCTAACTTGGGGACAGGGGCAAGGGGTTCACGTGCACTTAGAGAATCAGTATCATCTATTCCAGTTGAAGGCAGAATGCTTTATGTGGCAGATGTTTTACCGCTGCCAGATACAGCATCCATTGTGCAATCTCTCTATTCTGAACTAGAACTCTGTGGATTTCATAACTCATGGGAGTCTTGTGAGAAGACTTCAGTTAAACTTTGGGCTAGAGGTGACCTTTCAACCCAACATATATTACCAAGAAGAAAAATTGTTATATTTAGTACCATGGGTATGATGGAAGTAGTTTTTAATCGACCAATTGACATTCTGAGGAGATTTTTAGAGTCTAATTCGCCAAGATCGCTGCTAGAGGACTTCTTCAACCGTTTTGGTTCTGGAGAGGCAGCTGCAATGTGTTTGATGCTTGCTGCCCGGATAGTATATACTGAAAACTTCATTAGCAATGTTGTTGCTGAGAAAGCAGCTGAAGCCTTTGAAGACCCTAGAGTTGTTGGAATGCCACAATTAGAAGGAAGTGGTGCATTGTCAAACACTAGAACTGCAGCTGGGGGATTCAGCATGGGTCAGGTTGTTCAAGAAGCCGAGCCTGTCTTTTCAGGTGCTCACGAGGGCCTCTGCCTATGCACATCGAGGTTACTTTTGCCATTGTGGGAACTTCCTGTTTTTGTTATTAATGGTGGCTCAGGATCTCCAGATGGTGTATCTGAAGATGGGATCATATCATGTAGACTTTCTGTTCAGGCAATGCATGTCCTTGAAGACAAAATTTGCTCCCTGGAGAAGTTTTTGAGGTCTAGGAGGAACCAGAGGCGTGGACTCTATGGCTGTGTGGCTGGTTTAGGAGACATATCTGGTTCGATTTTGATTGGAACTGGATCAGATCTTGTTGCTGGTGACAGAAGTATGGTGCGGAATTTATTTGGTTCATATAATGTGGATTCCAGTGAGGGTGGGCCGTCAAATAAGAGACAACGACTCCCGTATAGTCCTGCTGAGCTAGCTGCCATGGAG GTAAGAGCTATGGAATGTATTAGGCAATTGCTTTTGAGATGTGGGGAAGCCCTCTTCCTACTCCAACTTCTTTCTCAACACCTTCTAGCACGCTTGATTCAAAACTTTGATGCAAATACTAGGCAAGCTGTAGTGCAGTTGACATTCCACCAGTTAGTTTGTTCAGAAGACGGAGATCGGCTTGCAACAAGGCTCATATCTGCTTTGATGGAG TATTACACTGGTCCTGATGGCAGGGGCACTGTAGATGATATTAGTAATAGACTTCGGGATGGCTGTCCAAGCTATTACAAAGAAAGCGATTACAAGTTTTATGTAGCTGTTGAATATCTTGAGAGAGCTGCCGCAACTTCTGATACACAAGAAAGGGAAAATCTGGCTCGGGAGGCGTTCAACAATTTAAGCAGAATTCCTGAGTCTGCTGATTTGCCAACTGTGTGCAAACGTTTTGAAGATTTGAG ATTCTATGAAGCTGTAGTTCGATTATCGTTGCAGAAGGCCCAGGCTGGGGATCCGGCTGGAGATGCTTTCAATGAGCAAATAGATGCTGGAATTCGACAACATGCTCTTTCTCGACGTATGCAGTGTTATGAAATTGTCACTAATGCTTTGCGTTGTCTTAAAGGCGAAGCTTTGAGGAAGGAATTTGGGTCTCCTATCCGACCTGTTCTCCAATCTGCCCTTGATCAAGCTTCTCGCAAAAAGTACATATGCCAGATCATTCAACTGGGCGTTCAATCATCAGATAGAGTCTTCCATGAGTATCTATATCGAACATTGATTGAGCTAGGCCTTGATGATGAGTTGTTGGAATATGGGGGCCCGGACTTGGTGCAGTTTTTGCAAAATGCTGGACGTGATCCTACACATGAG CCCTTCTCCTCAGTTGCATCTTCTTCTCCCATGGGTCATTCTAGAGTTCAGCTTGCTTCTAATCAGATAAAGTACTCTGAGCTTCTGGCACGGTATTATGTCCTGAAGCGTCAGCATGTCCTTGCTGCTCAAATATTGGTCAGGCTAGCAGAAAGGCGTTCAACTGAAACTGGGGATACCCCAACTCTTGAGCAAAG GCGTCAGTACTTGAGCAATGCTGTTCTGCAAGCAAAGAGTGCCAGTGAGAGTGATAGTCTCAATGTTTCGGTTCGGGGTGCTATTGATAATGGTCTTCTTGATTTACTTGAAGGGAAGCTTGCTGTTCTTCAATTTCAGATAAAGATTAAAGAGGAGTTGGAGTCCATGGTCTCGAGATTGGAAGCTTCTCCGGATGGATCTGAATCTACCACAAATGGCTCACTACCTACCAATGGTCACCCCAGCAATGCCAGTTTTATTGTTGCTATTCGAGATAAGGCAAAGGAACTGTCAATGGATTTAAAAACCATCACTCAATTATACAATGAGTATGCTGTTCCATTCGATCTCTGGGAG ATATGTCTGGAAATGCTATACTTTGCAAGCTATTCTGGTGATGCTGACAGCAGCATTGTCAGAGAGACCTGGGCTCGACTCATTGATCAGGCTCTTTCACGGGGTGGTATTGCTGAAGCTTGTGCTGTGCTTAAGAGGGTTGGTTCTCATGTTTACCCTGGAGATGCAGCTATTTTACCATTAGACACATTATGTCTTCACCTTGAGAAGGCGGCACAG GACCGAGTGGTTTCGGGTGACGAACCTGTTGGAGAAGAAGATATTGCAAGGGCTCTTCTTGCTGCTTGCAGGGGTGCAATAGAACCTGTACTCAATACTTATGATCAGTTGTTATCAAACGGTGGAGTTTTGCCTTCTCCGAGTCTGAGGCTGCGTCTTCTTCGCTCGGTTCTAGTAGTACTTCGTGAATGGGCAATGTCCATCTTTGCACAGAAAATGGGCACTAGTGCTGCTGGAGCTTCTCTGATTCTTGGTGGACCATTCTCACGAGGGCAGAGTGCAGTCATAAATCAAGGTGTACGTGACAAGATCACTAGTGCGGCAAATAG GTACATGACTGAGGTGCGGAGGTTGCCCCTTCCTCAGAATCAATCAGAGGCTGTCTATCGGGGTTTTAGGGAGCTCGAAGAGTCACTCTTGAGTCCATTTTCTTTTGAGCGGTTGTAA